GATCATGGGGCTCTGAGCCTGAGCGCGCCGGACGTCATCATCGTGGGCGGGGGCATCATGGGATGCACCGCCGCGCTGCGTCTGGCGCAAGCCGGGCTCTCGGTGTGCGTGCTGGAGCGCAGCGTGCCGGGAGCCGAGGCGTCCACCGCAGCGGCCGGCATCTTGGCGCCCTTGATGGAGGCCGAAGACGTGGGCCCCGCGCTGCGCCTGGGGCTGCGCTCGGCGGCGTTGTATGCGCAGCTGGCCAGTGAGTTGCGCGAGGGGCACGCGCTCGAGATCGGGCACCGGGTCACGGGGCTGCTGCGCCTGGCGCTCGCCCACGAGCACGACGGCGTGGCGGCGCTCGAAGAACACGCGGCGCGCCTGCTGGGTAGCGGCTTGCCGGCAACGCGCGGGGTGGCGCTCATCGATGGCGACGAGGCGCGCCGACGCGAGCCCGAGCTGTCGCAGGACGTGCAGGCCGCGCTCGAGCTGCCGGGGGAAGGGCAGGTGGACCCGCGCCTGCTGCTGCCCGCGCTGAGCATGGCCGCCGAACGCCTGGGCGTGCGCTTCGTGACCGACTGCGTGGTGCGCGAGGTGCTGACCGAGGGCGGCCGAGCGCGCGGCGTGCGGCTCGACGCGGAGGTCCTCCATAGCGAGCACGTGGTGGTGGCCGCAGGCTCGTGGACCAGCTTGGTGCCGGGCGTCCCGCTGCCCAGCGTGACCATCCTGCCGGTCAAGGGGCAGGTCATGCGCACCCACGCGCGGCCGCGTCTGCTGGAGCGCGTGGTGTTCGGTGCCGGCGGCTACCTGGTGCCGCGCGCCGCGGGCGATGTGCTGGTGGGCGCCACCACCGAGCGTGTGGGCTTCGTGCGCGGCGTCACGCTCGCGGGGTTGGCCGAGCTCATCACCATCGCCACGCGCATCGCGCCGCGCTTGGCGGGCTGCAACGTGTTGGACCACTGGGCCGGGTTCCGCCCGGGCACACCCGATGGGCTGCCCTTGGTGGGGCCCACTCCGGTCAGCAACTTGTGGCTGGCGAGCGGTCACTACCGCAACGGCATCCTCTTGGCGCCGGTCACCGCCGAGATCCTGTGTGCCCAGCTGCTGGGCCAGCCGCTGGGTGCGTTGGCCAGCGACGCACGCGCGCTCGACCCGCGGCGGTTTCCCCCAGGCGAAGCACGGAGCCAGGCATGAGCGACGAGAGCCACACGCGCAGCGGTCACGCTGCCTTCTTGGACATCGAGGCCGCCGTGGACGACGGTGCGCCGCGCTCGTTCTTCGTGGACGCGAACGGCATCCGCCACCACGTGCTCGAGTGGCTGCCGCCGGCGGGGGTCACGCCGCGCGGTGAGGCGGTGCTGCTGTGCCACGGCTTCCTCGACTTCGCGCACAGCTACGTGCTGGTGGCGGTGCCGCTCGCGGCGCTGGGCTACCGCGTGCTGGCCTTCGACTGGCGCGGACACGGGCAGAGCAGCTGGGTGGCTCCGAGCGGCTACTACCACTTCCCAGACTACGTGCAGGACCTCGAGCGCCTCTTGCCGCAGCTGGTGGCGGCCGACGAGCCCGTGCACCTGGTGGGCCACTCCATGGGCGCCACGGCCTGCGCCATGTTCGCGGGCGTGCGCAGTGAGCGGCTGCGCTCCGTGTCGCTTCTGGAGGGCCTCGGGCCGCCCAGCTCACCGCTCGAGAGCGCGCCGGACCGCTACAAGAGCTGGCTCACGTCGTGCGCGCGCGTGGAAGAGAAGCCCGAGACGCTGATCGCGGATCTCGACGACGCGTTGCGCCGCATGCGGGTGCAGAACAGCCAGCTGGGCGGCGCGTTCGGGCGCTTCCTGGCGGGCAAGGCCACGCAGCCGGCGGCGGAGGGGAAGCTCACGTGGCGCTTCGACCCGCGCCACCGGACCATGTCGCCGCTGCCCTTCAGGGCCGAGATGTTCTGTGCGTTCCTGGCACGCATCAAGGCGCCCACGCTGGTGCTGCTGGGCGAGAAGGGCTACCGCCTGGCCGACGAGGCCGCGCGCTTGGCGGTGATGCACGAGCCCACGGTGCGCGAGATCGCGGCCACGGGGCACATGCTGCACTGGTTCGCGCCGGAGGCCGTGCTCGAGTCGCTGACAGCGCACTTCGCGCGAGCCACTCAGGCTGCTCAGTCGTCCAGCTGACCGAGCGCGCTGCGCATCATGATCCGCAGGGCCGTGTAGGCGGCCAGCGTGCGGATCTGGTCGCGCTCGCCCGGGAAGAGGCGGTGGCGCGTGACCGTGGG
This portion of the Sandaracinaceae bacterium genome encodes:
- a CDS encoding alpha/beta hydrolase, with translation MSDESHTRSGHAAFLDIEAAVDDGAPRSFFVDANGIRHHVLEWLPPAGVTPRGEAVLLCHGFLDFAHSYVLVAVPLAALGYRVLAFDWRGHGQSSWVAPSGYYHFPDYVQDLERLLPQLVAADEPVHLVGHSMGATACAMFAGVRSERLRSVSLLEGLGPPSSPLESAPDRYKSWLTSCARVEEKPETLIADLDDALRRMRVQNSQLGGAFGRFLAGKATQPAAEGKLTWRFDPRHRTMSPLPFRAEMFCAFLARIKAPTLVLLGEKGYRLADEAARLAVMHEPTVREIAATGHMLHWFAPEAVLESLTAHFARATQAAQSSS
- the thiO gene encoding glycine oxidase ThiO gives rise to the protein MGCTAALRLAQAGLSVCVLERSVPGAEASTAAAGILAPLMEAEDVGPALRLGLRSAALYAQLASELREGHALEIGHRVTGLLRLALAHEHDGVAALEEHAARLLGSGLPATRGVALIDGDEARRREPELSQDVQAALELPGEGQVDPRLLLPALSMAAERLGVRFVTDCVVREVLTEGGRARGVRLDAEVLHSEHVVVAAGSWTSLVPGVPLPSVTILPVKGQVMRTHARPRLLERVVFGAGGYLVPRAAGDVLVGATTERVGFVRGVTLAGLAELITIATRIAPRLAGCNVLDHWAGFRPGTPDGLPLVGPTPVSNLWLASGHYRNGILLAPVTAEILCAQLLGQPLGALASDARALDPRRFPPGEARSQA